The nucleotide sequence CCGTCAGTCTTTGCTGGATCAAGGCATTGTGCTGGAAGATACCCGTCAAGGCACCGTATGGCGTCGTGCTGATTAATTCAGCAGTTGCTCATCTAGAGAGTTGACACTGACAGGAAACTCTCTATAATGCTCCCCATAACGCGGGAATAGCTCAGTTGGTAGAGCACAACCTTGCCAAGGTTGGGGTCGCGAGTTCGAGTCTCGTTTCCCGCTCCAAGATTTAAAAAACCTTAATCAAATAATGATTAAGGTTTTTTTTTGTCTTAAATTAATTTGTTTTTAACTATACCTTAATCCTAATCACGAATTGTTATCTTTAAATAATTATGGAGACGAGTTAACTAAAAAGTGGTGAAATTTTGGTAAAAGCATCACATTTAAAAACATGCTATTTGCATGCTTATGCTAAAATTGCGAAAATTATTTCTTTGAAATGAGAATTTTCTCTAAGCTTAGAGCAGGTAAGCAGACATTGAATCAAGAAAATAAAGCGAATCCCGTCGATTTCCAGAAAGCAGCATTAGAAACACTGCGTATTGAAGAACACGCGTTACAAGTTTTAGCCACTCAGATAGATGAACGTTTTAGCCAAGCCTGTGAAATTATTTTGCAGTGTAAAGGTCGCCTGGTGGTGACCGGTATGGGGAAATCTGGGCATATTGGTCGTAAAATGGCTGCGACTTTTGCCTCAACGGGTACACCGTCTTTCTTTATGCATCCAGGTGAAGCTGGGCATGGTGATCTGGGGATGCTAGTCGCTGGTGATGTGCTCATCGCGATTTCCAATTCAGGTAAAAGCGATGAAATCATGATGTTGATGCCATTGATCAAGTATCTGGGCGTGCCGTTAATCACCATTAGTGGTGATGCTAGCGGACCAATGCCACAAAATGCGGATGTCGCTTTGACTTTAGGTAATATTCAGGAAGCTTGTCCATTGGGTTTAGCGCCGACTTCATCGACAACTGCAACACTTGCGCTAGGTGATGCGTTGGCAGTCGCTTTGCTTGAAGCACGTGGATTTACTTCTGATGATTTTGCCCGTTCACATCCTGCTGGTGCATTGGGTAAACGTTTGCT is from Acinetobacter sp. ANC 7912 and encodes:
- a CDS encoding KpsF/GutQ family sugar-phosphate isomerase, with amino-acid sequence MRIFSKLRAGKQTLNQENKANPVDFQKAALETLRIEEHALQVLATQIDERFSQACEIILQCKGRLVVTGMGKSGHIGRKMAATFASTGTPSFFMHPGEAGHGDLGMLVAGDVLIAISNSGKSDEIMMLMPLIKYLGVPLITISGDASGPMPQNADVALTLGNIQEACPLGLAPTSSTTATLALGDALAVALLEARGFTSDDFARSHPAGALGKRLLLHVKHLMHKGKELPKVLPDTPMNKVLYEITDKRLGLTTVVDENDVLLGIFTDGDLRRLLDKQQGFDVNLPVREVMIPNPQTISKEERAVVALERMNERKINQFVVVDDANKLIGVISMHDLIQAGVN